The Ruania halotolerans genome contains the following window.
CTGGGTCACGACGTTGGTGCCCACCCGCACGACGGTGACCGGCACGAGACGACCATCGTCGTCCCACACCTGGGTCATGCCGAGCTTCGTGCCGAGCACCGCCTTGACGACGCGCTCGGACTGCTGGGGAAGTGAAGTCATGACTGGGTCCTCAGAGCTTGATCTCGATGTTGACGTCAGCCGGAAGGTCGAGCCGCATGAGCGAGTCGACCGCCTTCGGCGTCGGGTCCACGATGTCGATCAGCCGCTTGTGCGTCCGCATCTCGAAATGCTCACGGCTGTCCTTGTACTTGTGCGGAGAACGGATGACGCAGAACACGTTCTTCTCGGTTGGCAGCGGCACCGGGCCCACGACCGTTGCACCAGCGCGTGTCACCGTGTCGACGATCTTGCGTGCCGAACTGTCGATGACTTCGTGGTCGTAGGACTTGAGCCGGATGCGGATCTTCTGTCCCGCCATGGCGTCGTCTGACTCTCTCTCTTCGTACCGCAACTGACCGACCCCCGCGCTCGGGCGTGTCGCGACTTTCGGACACGTACCCACCGGCGTACACCCTCAGGTGCCGGTCGGAAGATGACTTTGTGTGGTTCCCCCGCCTGCTCACAGTGGAGCAGTCAGGATCGAACCGAACAGGATGGTTGCCTGGCCCGGCGGGATCGTGCGCCTGCACTCAGACCGATCAAGATCGGGTGATGCACACGTTCGTCCGCACCTCGTGCACGAGGCAACCTGGTTAGTCTGCCACACCTGCCCGCATTTACCCAAGTCCGCAGAGGGTGGGATGGGCCACAGCGGCCGGCGGGCGGGGCGTGGAGAAGGCCCGTCGGCGCGGCCGACGGGCCTTCTCCTGTGCCGGGCAGAACCCGACGAGATCAGCTCAAGGTCACTTGAGGATCTTGGTCACACGGCCGGAACCGACGGTACGTCCACCCTCACGGATGGCGAAGCCGAGGCCCTCCTCCATGGCGATCGGCTGGATCAGCTCGACCGTCATCTCGGTGTTGTCACCCGGCATGACCATCTCGGTGCCCTCGGGCAGCTCGATGACGCCCGTGACGTCCGTGGTACGGAAGTAGAACTGCGGACGGTAGTTCGAGTAGAACGGGTTGTGTCGGCCGCCCTCGTCCTTGGCCAGGATGTAGACCTGGGCCTCGAAGTTGGTGTGCGGGGTGATCGACCCGGTCTTCACAACGACCTGACCGCGCTCGACGTCCTCACGCTTGGTCCCGCGCAGGAGCAGACCGACGTTCTCGCCGGCGTCGGCGGTGTCGAGCAGCTTGCGGAACATCTCGATACCCGTCACGGTCGTCTTCTGCGACGGACGGATACCGACGATCTCCACCTCCTCGTTCACCTTGAGCTGACCGCGCTCCACACGACCGGTGACGACGGTGCCGCGACCGGTGATGGTGAAGACGTCCTCGATCGGCATCAGGAACGGCTTCTCGATGTCACGCACCGGGTCCGGCACGTTCTCATCGACAGCCTCCAT
Protein-coding sequences here:
- the rpsJ gene encoding 30S ribosomal protein S10 — its product is MAGQKIRIRLKSYDHEVIDSSARKIVDTVTRAGATVVGPVPLPTEKNVFCVIRSPHKYKDSREHFEMRTHKRLIDIVDPTPKAVDSLMRLDLPADVNIEIKL
- the tuf gene encoding elongation factor Tu, with protein sequence MAKAKFERNKPHVNIGTIGHVDHGKTTLTAAISKVLADKYPEVNTAAAFDAIDNAPEERQRGITINVSHQEYQTEKRHYAHVDAPGHADYIKNMITGAAQMDGAILVVAATDGPMAQTREHVLLARQVGVPYLLVALNKADMVDDEEILELVEMEVRELLSSQEFPGDDLPVIRVSALKALEGDAEWVKSIEDLMEAVDENVPDPVRDIEKPFLMPIEDVFTITGRGTVVTGRVERGQLKVNEEVEIVGIRPSQKTTVTGIEMFRKLLDTADAGENVGLLLRGTKREDVERGQVVVKTGSITPHTNFEAQVYILAKDEGGRHNPFYSNYRPQFYFRTTDVTGVIELPEGTEMVMPGDNTEMTVELIQPIAMEEGLGFAIREGGRTVGSGRVTKILK